The following DNA comes from Pieris rapae chromosome 17, ilPieRapa1.1, whole genome shotgun sequence.
GCATACCTATAATATATGAGCAGAAGTTTGTGTGCGTTTcgattaatataagtatatataactattgaatctctgatgtttttttttgtttttaaaaatagtatgaTTTACCGTGGGATATTTTAAACATGCTAATAAACAAATCGATCTGGTAATTTTTGAGTAttcgttttaaattaacaaaatcatgttacaaaatattgtagctaTCTTTACATTAGCATAGAgacaaaatactaaataaaacagctttgcgataatttataaattaacgtCAACCACAATCTCTATTtacatatcaataatttatgaaaatctctaataatctatttttttatagattaaacaaaaataaggcGAGCCGTGCTAGATGCGATACTCTCAACTAAAGCTGGGCACCAACGCAATTTTCtactaaagttaataaatgcatgccatattcatataattaataatactaacatTTTAGcaatcattacaaaaaaaatcggccgtgaagtttatttatttttacgtattacttttatacaaattttaaagttcTATTTCAACATTCATTAATTAGTCATTTATATAGTAGGCAATTCccagtaaataattaaacacggAAATCACGTTAACGTACTAAGGAAAATGTTATATAGAAATCGGATATGATTTTTTCCTTATATTTAGAAGCTTTGATTGTATATGTGGCAGgaattttacagaaaatattacCATTTCCCATGCCTAAAAGCCGACAGATAATtatgtgatttaaaataatgattttgtcACCCTCATAATGCGACTAATGTCACGGAAGCCGAGCGCTTGATAATTTGACTGCTGTCATAACAGCGGATACTGGCCATTTAAGCTTATTTCACCTAATTGAATCCTAGAGTATTAGGGCCCTCTAACCTATAATCCCTTTTATGAGGTTCCGACACTTTGGGCACTCAACTGTCTCCTTAactattgtgtttttttatctcAGAATCTGATCCAGAAATTAAGTGTTCTTTACGttcttcaatttaattttttgtatgaaattatagattgctaataaagctttatttaaatttgtatgaagatCTTTTACTACGAATATTCTTGGTACCTAGATAAGAcgtattattgaaatatttatcgtattgatagttttaagttttgaaTCGGTGGCTAGAAATAttcgtttattaatttataaacgtgattcgttgtttgttttatatatcattaagGTGGTGATTGTGTCACTCTCAGACTAAAACACCCATTTGgtggtgttttttttattgataaaaaagcttgccaacacTTGGCACaatgttacataaataaaaatagagaatcactaaatacaattttaaatgtgactAACACTGATAGGCGAACATGACAttatttgacaaaacaaaataaaaacactagtaaaaaaaataaacttaagaaactaaacaaaaatcaatttcaatgtGTTGTGATATATTTACCCGTAATATCAAAATCAACAAGATGAAATTTTAACTAACGTTTTAtctatatctaaaaaaaaccaAGGCTTAttcatatgaatatatataacaatatgaaTATTCATATCCACGGAACACCAACAGAGTATATTGGCGTatcgcaattaaaatttacgacGTTCAGATAAAAGTTAAAGTTgcaatatttgtgtattaacGTGTTCTATCAAAGATATAAAAACGATCTAATGGAGTATAAAAACCAATGTCGGTTTACCTTtgatgatatttaataaaactcaaGTACCCGCATgtggttaaataatttctaatctAACTAGTTGGAGCTGAATAGCAACGTTAAATATCGAGAAACCGACAATTTTAAAGCATAAAAAGCTTTGAaggaaatagaaaaaaatgttgcaAACTGAGATAAGTGTTAAGTATTTGATGTTGTTCGTGCGGAAATCGTTCTCGAATTGCATCAAAAAGCGCTACCCGATTTTTTTGCAAGAACATTTtgcctaaaatattataactagcTTCCGAAATTTGTATCagatatcaatatttaatggcTATCGTAAGAcgatattttatgaatttgcGGTCAAGTGAATCTTTTAGTtgtaatcaaaaattataattgcaagTATTTGTTCATGGCAGCTGCTATAATTCTTAGAACCAAATTTTTGACAAATCATTCAACAATTCCGCATTACTAGGTTTAAGAagcaaattgtttatattattttcatgtacgtataatttactaaatcCAGTAAGAAAATACAGTCATTTAGTTTCTAGAAAGAGAAACATCAAATCTACTTGAATTGCtagaaacaataataatttaagcaaagcaaaatacatttcagcattttaagaaaaaagaaCCAGTATCATGCACGATTTGACGTACAAGGTAGTAAGGTCccatcaataaaattatagggattaaaacattttacgcTCTCATAATCTAggatatttgataaaatgtaaAGCCTTTGTACTATGTTGTAAGATCGCACCCGCATCTCAGAGCTGCCGGCGAAGGAAGCCGATATCcgacaattatttatgttagcaGGCCTGCTTCAATAAAGTTGCATCAATTGTTTGCGCTAACTAGAACAGGCAACTAACTACAAGCAATACACAGCGACCTGTGCGATTTCTCATACAAAAGAATTCAACGCGAGCGccgcaatttaatttttattcgtatTGAACAAAGATTTATTAGAATCACagttagttatatataaattgtatcaatgaaaactttattgaaatatttttaaaccggTTTTATAGAGCATCCTATCGAAATGGCAAGTTAGTAAAGCCCAAATCTAATATAGAATTtacgaaattattaattaaaaatattattttaatcattaatttaaatctttcaATTATCGCTACCATCTAACAAAACACGATTCTAAGTGaaagtaagaaattaattaaaattttacaaatgaaTAAACCTATTGAGCGCGTTAAGGCagttaatagaattaaaatggGCCAGGTAACAGATATAAACAATAGAGAAAGCCGAACGATATTAGTTAACATTTGGAGAATGTTTTTGAGAATATTTCACATGTTCATGATAATCTTTAGCAAGTATTGCCtcgaataaaaactatttgcaatgaataatatattaattaaatatatcttattttgactataacattaaattatatgtaggtaaagtaattcttaaaaggccggcaacgcactcgcgagccctctagcatcgagagtgtccataggtggcggtatcacttaacatcaggtgagcctcctgcccctttGCCCCCTATCCCATAAAAAAGGTACTATGTTCGAAAAGGAGACCTACAGCTTTTTCTAGAAGATACTACAATTACAACCATGAATTAacgtaaagaaaataattatttatcgtttatatgtaatttattagcaTTAAATCGGGAAGGATCATAGCAAACAGTTGAAATATATCGTATAAACTTTAATCATTGCAACTTTGTatcaatttaaacaattatgaaTGGTATCGCAACATCGCAATAAAACTTTATCGTTAAATTTTGCAGAAAATCACGAACGGAACAAAGCTCACGTGCGCCGCAAGAAGATTACGCCACAAAGCCAAATCAAATTCGTTTCATTTTTAGTTTCCGGAATTTGGCAAACTACACGTTTTTGTTAACAAACAGGAAGCTCGTAGGAGGAAATAAGTGTTATTTGATGGGACCAATGTAATCTCAGGATTATATAGACGATCACGATTTAAGAGAAATCAAAAGTGATACTTTTAGATTAGGTTTTTTTCTAGATTTGATATGCTGAggcctttaaaaaattaacatcgTATGGCGAATATGTTCTAGACAATAATTTGTCTTCTATATCTTTTGCTGGACAGAGGGTAACCACATTTCTTGGCCATTTTTTTCCTTCTTACATTACACCCATATATGAGTGTCGCCAAGATTGTTTGGAGCGGCCACGATtccattttcttaatttagcTTATTACCAGTTCTGCTGTTCCGTCCTACGCCcctgatttgagaactggatcgaagtaaatgaaaaaaatagaagcatcaatgtatatttttgacgttcaaaagtgtactttgtgttacctacatgaatgatttttgtgtttttttatacctagtgtttatgtttgttaattgtgtgtttattattcattaattcCAATTGTATTAGACTGGACAACAAAAACATAGTTAAGAGCACCCTTCAACTAAATATCTCTTTTGTTTCTGCTGTGAtgaaagaaacaaattatacGCAGTAATTGAAACAATGCAATGAGactgatttatttcttatgaAAAAAACCATTGGTATTACCGATTCCcaagttatttattacattctaAGCTTGTGGCTAAACTATACAAAATTACCATACGagatagtaatatataatttagaattaaatataatcgagataataataatcttaataatacgTAATAATTAGCCACCTAAAGCTGTGTTGTCACATCACGCTAATTCCTAATGAGTGctgtcaaaataattaatatctagTAGGCCAGATTTATGCCTAGAACTTTCGATAAGCCAAATACTTGAATCTAAAAGTAGGTGATAACTTATTATCAAGTACACGGTGTCTAATTTTTAGTCTAGTAAAAATATGCAGCTTTATCGATATTCATATGCagtaatagttatttattcaattttacaGCATTTATTCACACGCgccactttttgggtctaaagaaAGGTTAGTGGATAGTTGAACATGAAGAAATCATAAGTTAGTATTTACTCATCAAATTTTCagtcaccgttcgagcgagtGAAGTATGTGcagatagaaagtccattgacgCACAGTCGGGGTCGAATCTAAGAGTTAGGCATCAGAGTCGCAgtctgaaaaaaattgtattgtattttacaatataaaaataatgaaaaaaatgtctaaagAATAACTAAGtacgtatatgtatatatacttatgACTGTAACACAGCGTCCATAAACCAACGACTTTATTAGGCATAAGTTTATTAAGACACTCTAACCTTGAgcaatttctttgttttttctaCTATTAGGTACATCGCTTTCATAAGATCTTGGCGCTCTTAATTCGTGGTAATCAAGCACATCGTTATCACTGACCGTTCTCACTCGATGCGAACTTCTTTGTCGCTTATCTGAACCTTTTATTCGCACATGTAAATGCATTTAGCTCCCACCTCTTATCGCAGTCGACACCATTAATCTTGTATAACAATGCATCCGCGGTGTGACCACGACTTAATCAACCGCCACGTGATAACGTTTGCATATAAAACCGATAATTTGATTGTCGTATAGGACACAGTTTCGTAGATCgaatcgaaatttaaattaaacctcCGTAGATTAAGATTAAAGATCAATAACAGATTCGCTTTGTTTccttttaattaagatttcgAATCTCagtttatcatttattttaatggtatATGTAGTCTgtgctttaaattaataaattcaaaacttgaTATaccagagcagtgttggcctagtggcttcagcgtgcgactctcatacctgaggttgtaggttcgattcgTTCGttctgtgcaccaatggactttcgcTCCATGTGCGTCTGCGACATGTCTTAGAGggaaaaagtcgacgacgtatgtcagacactggaggctgatcacccacttgcctatttgatataaaaacgatcatgaaacagattaaaaaatctgaggccaatacctaaagaggttgtggCGCCTTATACAGCAGTAGTTTAAGTATGAAATTTTAAGTGTtatgtagaaattattatatcaagTGCCGTTAATATGTCAAGAGACTTAGCTTACGGCACAGGGAATCTTAGTGTGGGACTAACTTAGGAGCTAGTGCACTTTCTTTTTTAactgaacattttttttatgtataataaagttgatttcatattaaataaaagtgtgcaaataaattttatattatttattaaattaagttcattcaccataaattatatttacataagatttttacatttgtttacagaatatattactcttttttacaatataaatatgactAGATAATAACAATAGATAATAGTTTATCTTCACTTTGCTTGCCACCACATTTCATCTATTACCCCACTGTCGTTCATTACATATTCATTTTGATATGTCATTTGTGGAGCATAGTActcattattaattgaatacgCTGATGAAACTCCTGATGAACACTCCGAATTCACTGGTGAAGGGATAGAGTCTGAATATGGCGAGGTTCTTCCAGCGAAACCTTCATCAACATCACTCGAGATGGCGGCGTCCATTGGCGTATTGGTAATCCCGAGCGAAGCATCGCTATCTTCAATTAGGGTTTCTAGGTATCTGATGTATTCCACTACCATACGTAAAGTGTCAACTTTGCTTAGCTTCTTGCCGGTTCCACGCCGAGTGCCCCCAGACAGGGCATTGATGACAGCAGCGGGCAATCTCTTTCTCAAAGCGTTGAATCCGTCGTTCACTTGTTTCACTCTATTGCGTTCGCGAGCGTTTCTTCTAGCGATAGAAACCGCTTGGGGACCGGTGTATGggttatttttgtagttatatTTCCTTGGAACTTGATCCATAGCGTCTAGATCTTCTGAAGGCGCGATCGGAACGTATTTGGGGAAATCGTTCTTATAAGACACGTACGACATATTAGAATTGTTAGTGAGGTAATGTTATTCGTTTAAAGCAACGTGCTGAATGAAATCCCTTGGAGAGAGCGCAGTTATATAAGGGTGCAATAGTCGAAAAAAATGAATAGATTCCCACCCCTATAcctttttacttataaatttaccTGAGATGGTAACAAAAAATGGTTCGATATGTTCAGAAATGTGCGCGTGCCCATTTATGACAGTGACCAGTACTTGAGaattcaaaggaaaaaatattgtgtgatttgaataattattattattgttatacgCAGGAAAGTATTGTATGAGACTTCAGTATACGTTAACTTGAAAGAAAATAAGTTTgtgtacaataaatttttcattttcacatTCTATGATTGGAACTTTCAGTTATTCTAAAATCATGTATAAAGGTTATGTTTACTAACTTATTATTAtcctttttctttctttatcaGTGCTAACCGCttgataatttcattttatgcCCTTAGCATATACAATCTCATTTTACCAAAAATCTATTTAGAGGTCGTTTTACTGAAAGAGGAATCATGgatctaaatacatatatatgtatcgaGGGCTGTTATTAAATTTCCTAATTGACATAGAAAGACTTGTTCTAAAAAAACGCAATACAGTTTGTCTTATCaatcaaattgaaaaaaatcaaagatataaaacataatatgacGAATTAAAACGGTTCGTTGATTGACTTTATCACACAGGTATCTATGATACTGCCAACTGAGCATTCTAATtatatgtcttattaaatggctgtttaaagtataaaatatttttttattatttcctaaTAGCAATTTATCTCGTGCACCTTACCTCCAACTTCGAACTAGTGTTTCGCGGTCCTTGACTGCATACCACCAATGCAGCCTCGGTCTATCGGGTTGTGTGTTCAGTAAGGACCTTGGGGTTCTATCGCCCGCCATTTGGTGCTCAACATCCTTTACATTTTATGAATCGGACGATATTGGGGTCGTCAAGGATGTTATGAAGTTTTTAATGGACCGAATAAGACATACActgttgtatatatttaccaaaataataaataataataataatttatttcaaatttgtttcataggaaaaacttatatctaattgcgctagttatataaacaaaattagtcaGGTTTATCTGACGCTGAACTAGGTGTGAACCTGTATTTCAGCATACAACGCCTAaccccttaaatatataagacaaAAACTCTAGCATCAATTACATGACTCATTGGTgaaacttataactaaactATAAAACTTATCTTGTAATTATCATTCATGTCATCTACATATTATGAAAGATGTCATGTAGATTCATGAAGTGGTACACACTGAAATCAGCTGTTAAACAACAGCTGACTGCACCTGaccagattttttttctattccaAAACCGTTTTCTTTTAGTAAAACAAGTGAAACCTTGCACAACACAGCCTTATTTATTACGGTCAACTAAGAATTAgacaaagtatttttattgtatttttactttgaacAAGAACCATAGcaaattttagataatatctgaaaaattaactttatatcTAAGTGTATAAGGTTCacactataatatatagaaatatttcagACGCGATGGGCGGCAGAGCCTTCAGTGAATTTGAAGCGGTTACATTAATTTAGAACTGAGAGTATCGCACTTCAATGGTAAGGGCCTACTATTGTCATATCCCTTGTGACAATAGGACTATGGGCCTTGCCATTGAGACAGAAGAATGAATTGTTTAGAAGCTTTCAATCATTCCATTGACGGAGGCGCTAAACTCATTTTAATAGACTTCGTGTCGCCCTCAAGAAGCAATTCATATTCAATTTTGTCCCATTAATTCTCTTCGGTCTACCTgacactaaatttaaaaacctttaatagtttttaaatagtgCGTGTGCCGAATTGATAATAGATAATTCTTTAGAGCATTGGTTTACATAcatagtatataaaatgaatatttctaaaaaacatttaaaatatggaaTTCCTAAACAACATCTAGGacccaaattaataaaaatcaaaatagcaCTAAgcatatatgtttatttattatgtctattttaaaacaatgttaagTTTTGAGATGA
Coding sequences within:
- the LOC110993633 gene encoding achaete-scute complex protein T3-like; amino-acid sequence: MSYVSYKNDFPKYVPIAPSEDLDAMDQVPRKYNYKNNPYTGPQAVSIARRNARERNRVKQVNDGFNALRKRLPAAVINALSGGTRRGTGKKLSKVDTLRMVVEYIRYLETLIEDSDASLGITNTPMDAAISSDVDEGFAGRTSPYSDSIPSPVNSECSSGVSSAYSINNEYYAPQMTYQNEYVMNDSGVIDEMWWQAK